A section of the Telopea speciosissima isolate NSW1024214 ecotype Mountain lineage chromosome 3, Tspe_v1, whole genome shotgun sequence genome encodes:
- the LOC122656799 gene encoding protein GrpE, producing MASAALSSHSLFFSPRLSAFQKSLKSLKFKTPNLQSIRYSKLCKYTSDLGFTSFASSTVSQRSIKSFLRADGSDSSVIDGKEDNQTVEKKSEGETAQKNVSNLKTLIKVYKEAILDGDEKTVSEIEAMIYIIENEKNEYGQKVATLSADIISGKDKYLRLKADFENFRKRSDKERLTLTSDAQEEVISSLLQIVDNFERAKQQIRPETEKEKKIDTSYQGIYKQFVEIMRSKQVAVVPTVGKPFDPSLHEAIAREESQEFKEGIIIQEVRRGFLIGGRLLRPAIVKVSSGPGHKKTSDTAERSTEQPTAAVD from the exons ATGGCTTCTGCTGCATTGTCCAGccactctctcttcttctcccctcgCCTCTCTGCGTTTCAGAAATCCTTAAAATCCCTAAAAttcaaaaccccaaatctccAATCCATCCGTTATTCTAAACTCTGTAAATATACCTCCGATCTAGGGTTTACAAGCTTTGCTTCTTCTACAGTCTCCCAGCGTTCCATCAAGTCCTTTCTCAGAGCCGATGGTTCTGACTCTAGC GTGATTGATGGAAAAGAGGATAATCAGACCGTTGAGAAGAAATCTGAAGGTGAAACAGCTCAGAAGAATGTATCCAATCTGAAGACTCTCATTAAAGTTTATAAGGAGGCTATTCTAGATGGGGATGAAAAAACTGTGTCCGAGATAGAGGCAATGATATATATCATAGAAAATGAGAAGAATGAGTATGGCCAGAAAGTTGCCACGTTATCAGCCGATATAatttctgggaaagacaaataTCTCAGATTAAAAGcagattttgaaaattttagaaaaCGTTCTGATAAAGAACGTCTTACATTGACATCTGATGCCCAGGAAGAAGTAATTAGTAGCCTTCTGCAAATAGTGGATAATTTTGAGAGAGCCAAGCAACAGATTAGGCCAGaaacagagaaggagaaaaagattGACACAAGCTATCAGGGTATATACAAGCAATTTGTAGAGATCATGAGAAGCAAACAAGTGGCTGTTGTGCCAACAGTCGGAAAGCCGTTTGATCCTTCA CTTCATGAGGCCATAGCTCGTGAAGAGTCACAAGAGTTCAAGGAAGGCATTATAATCCAAGAAGTTCGTCGGGGCTTCCTTATTGGCGGTAGACTTCTCAGACCAGCCATAGTTAAAGTCTCTTCAGGCCCAGGTCATAAGAAAACATCCGATACAGCAGAGAGGTCCACAGAGCAACCCACAGCAGCAGTTGATTAG
- the LOC122656800 gene encoding uncharacterized protein LOC122656800, whose amino-acid sequence MGARKEAITHCHFHPTEVIVGVCALCVKEKLLNLASEQAHRNLIKNIHNARKGLPKAFAFGSFPQNHLKLITKSSDDARKNAFSGNEEVIISIKFGDDGGNRLWDKGASSRSRLEICNPSSTYCFNKARRRSMSIVEHTRPTRTIWWRKRVDHLFKLMVGKIQV is encoded by the exons ATGGGTGCACGCAAAGAAGCAATCACACATTGCCATTTCCATCCAACAGAGGTGATTGTAGGTGTATGTGCCCTTTGTGTAAAAGAAAAACTTCTCAACTTGGCATCAGAGCAAGCGCATCGTAACTTAATAAAGAACATTCATAATGCTCGCAAAGGTCTCCCCAAAGCTTTTGCCTTTGGTTCCTTCCCCCAAAACCACCTCAAGTTGATCACTAAAAGCTCGGATGATGCCCGGAAAAATGCTTTCTCCGGCAATGAag AAGTGATTATTTCAATCAAGTTTGGAGATGATGGTGGTAATAGATTATGGGACAAGGGTGCAAGTTCACGATCTCGTCTAGAGATTTGTAACCCTAGTTCAACATACTGTTTCAACAAGGCCAGAAGAAGGTCCATGAGTATAGTAGAGCATACAAGACCAACCAGAACAATATGGTGGCGAAAACGGGTTGACCATTTATTCAAGCTTATGGTTGGGAAAATTCAGGTTTAG
- the LOC122654959 gene encoding uncharacterized protein LOC122654959 translates to MKMPKLTTWFMVQTVLDSMAKMQSKNTIGDGRRLTELAWRRNGDQELYNWGSSVDQNLDEFKACIGFGFGFDSPNLVRKLFDTLPTLDLYYAVNKQYSDSISKSSSSATPSKCDPSSPPRSPHTIFSPGVDPRIVKARLKQWAQVVACSLWQPSH, encoded by the exons ATGAAGATGCCAAAGTTAACAACGTGGTTCATGGTTCAGACGGTGCTGGACAGCATGGCTAAGATGCAGAGCAAGAACActattggagatggaagaaggttAACAGAGTTAGCTTGGCGGAGGAATGGAGATCAAGAACTGTACAACTGGGGAAGCTCTGTGGATCAAA ACCTCGATGAGTTTAAGGCATGtattgggtttggttttggatttgatTCTCCAAATTTGGTTCGCAAGCTTTTCGATACTTTGCCAACTTTGGATCTCTACTATGCCGTCAACAAGCAATATAGTGATAGCATTTCGAAGTCATCGTCTTCAGCTACACCTTCAAAGTGCGATCCGTCATCTCCTCCTAGAAGTCCTCACACTATCTTCAGCCCTGGTGTCGATCCTCGGATAGTGAAGGCGAGATTGAAGCAATGGGCACAGGTCGTTGCTTGTTCGCTGTGGCAACCTTCTCATTGA